The following are encoded in a window of Amycolatopsis lexingtonensis genomic DNA:
- a CDS encoding helix-turn-helix domain-containing protein: MTDAITQALSEVGPRLKRVRTQRRVTLADLSTATGISKSTLSRLESGQRKPSLELLLPIAQAHQVPLDELVGAPEVGDPRVRLTARRIPRHNGAAMTVLPLTRQPGAPQAFKMILEPETGEPDPQVHEGYEWLYVLSGRLRLVLADRDMILGPGEAAEFDTRLPHWFGAVERPAEILSLFGKQGERLHLRAKSR, encoded by the coding sequence ATGACGGACGCGATCACCCAGGCCCTCTCCGAGGTCGGCCCCCGGCTCAAGCGGGTCCGCACCCAGCGGCGGGTCACGCTGGCCGACCTCTCGACGGCGACCGGCATTTCGAAGAGCACGCTGTCCCGGCTGGAGTCCGGCCAGCGGAAGCCGAGCCTGGAGCTGCTGCTGCCGATCGCGCAGGCGCACCAGGTCCCGCTCGACGAGCTGGTGGGTGCCCCGGAGGTCGGCGACCCCCGCGTCCGGCTCACCGCCCGCCGCATCCCGCGCCACAACGGCGCGGCGATGACCGTCCTGCCGCTGACCCGCCAGCCCGGCGCGCCCCAGGCGTTCAAGATGATCCTGGAACCGGAGACGGGCGAGCCCGATCCCCAGGTCCACGAGGGCTACGAGTGGCTGTACGTCCTATCGGGACGGTTGCGGCTGGTCCTGGCCGACCGCGACATGATCCTGGGGCCCGGCGAGGCGGCGGAGTTCGACACGCGCTTGCCGCACTGGTTCGGCGCGGTCGAGCGGCCGGCGGAGATCCTCAGCCTGTTCGGCAAGCAGGGGGAGCGGCTCCACCTGCGGGCTAAGTCCCGTTAG